DNA from Vicia villosa cultivar HV-30 ecotype Madison, WI unplaced genomic scaffold, Vvil1.0 ctg.000345F_1_1, whole genome shotgun sequence:
ttttttaggttcattgagaaatgaatgtatctggtctacataatagaccagatacattcattactcaatgaatctaaaaagggaatctttgcttataaataaggccggaggGAGTAAGAGTTtatgtataatatatttttatgataaaagaTTAGAAACAAAGTTAAACTGGTTTCTTATTAGCTATAAGTTGTTCACATAGGAGCTTGTCAAAATACGTTGAAAATAATTATGaaaatgtcataagttgttttcataagcttTTTCATGCATTCTCAGTAGTGCTTATGCCAGTAGATAAGCTCAAGTTGATTCAATTAGATTGTTAGCCTTTATAAAATCATGCACATTCAACTTTAGTTTTATAATTTATAACCTAAAAGGtgtggtgtgtttatatttgctCGTGTTGTCTTGGACAGATACCCAATTTAGCTCAAATATATCTTATTGGATTTCATGAGGAACGAGAATTCGCTCTATACGTCTCTTCAATTTCGAACGAGCTGAAATTGCCAGTAAGGTGATAACTGCATCATTACTATGAAAGTTTAACAATGATGATAATAAAAGTTTCTGGATTTGACTATAGTGTGCTCTTGATATCAATCTAGATATTTGAAGGAGGATAAACCACATGGCTCAGCAGGTGGCCTTTACTACTTCAGAGATATAATCATGGAAGACAGTCCAGTTACGAGCACGGCTTTTATGACTGCTGTTGCATAATTTTGTTCATTATCTTTCGAATGCTTGTATGTCTATGTTCTAACAGATACGTTACATTTTGATTGCAGTCACATATCTTTCTGctaaattgtgatgtttgctgCAGTTTTCCACTACCATCCATGCTTGGTAAGTAAGGTTTTTATTTAGTCACGATTCACGAAGGGTAGTTCTTCAGAAAACGCGGCGCCGCTGAAaactttcctttttattttttcagaTGCTCATATTAAGTATGGTGGCATGGGGACAATGTTAGTAATCAAGGTTGGTGCATAAATAACATTTGGTATATTTGTGTACACTGTTTCGCTAATAGCATAAGCACTTATGCATATAAGTGCTTATGTATAAGTTATTTCTAtagcaaaagataaaataaagtcaaaTTGCTTTCAACTTTTCATACACGCTACAAGTCGTTTTTATATGCCATCTAGAAGAGCTAATATGTTGAAAATAGCTTATAGGCCTGCTATAAGCCATTTTTATAAGTTCTTTCAAACAATCTCACGAGTGTTTTTTCACGCTCCTTGGGTTGTGGATGTTTTGTATAGGTTTCAGCTGAATCTGCTAACCAGTTTGGCGAGTTGGTTGCTGATCCAGACACTCATGAATTGCTGCATTATACTGAGAAACCCGAGACATTTGTGAGTATCTGTTTGGTTTGTTTCTAGTTACATGTTTTTATGCTATTTTCTTCTCAATAAAAAGATAAATATCCAATGTCGGAGCTCGATTGGTATCcgatattttatttcttttgcttCTGACTATACCTATAAAAGAAGACTAACCATTTACAACATGCAGGTTAGTGATTTGATAAATTGCGGTGTATACATTTTCACACCTGATATTTTTAATGCCATCGAGGATGTCTCTACGAACCGAGAAGGAAGAGGTTTGTCTTTCTCTATCACAGTTTAAAAAATGTCAATAGTAGAAGAGTTAATTTGGAATTTTAAACAATTCAATCACATGTGATGTTTCATATTTTAACTGTACTACAGCTAATCTCCGACGTCTTTCCAGCTTTGAAGCTCTCCAATCTGCAACCAGGTTTTTTAATCTCTGTAACAAAATTCTTgacattgaaatctttgaaacGGCAATATCTTCATtgtaaatatgtttttcttttccTTCAGGACTCTTCCTAAAGATTTTGTCAGACTGGATCAAGATATACTATCACCTCTTGCTGGAAAGAAGAAGTTGTATACATATGAGACAAATGATTTCTGGGAGCAAATTAAAACTCCGGGGTAGGGTTACATATATAGTATCTTAAACACTTCTTTAATCTTTTAATGTTGGACCGTGATTGGATTTTAATTACCGTATACTCTTTGCATGAATAGCCTGTCTTTGAAATGCTCGGAGTTGTATCTTGCTCAATTTCGATATACTTCCCCGCATCTTTTGGCCAGCGGAGATGGTGAAAAGAATGCTAAAATTGTTGGTGATGTATATATTCATCCGTCTGCCAAAGTTCATCCATCTGCAAAGGTAAATTCCATTCATCCATCTACAAAATTTCGTATACTATCTATCCTCTTTAATACACGAGTACATTTTCTGTCTTGAACAGATTGGTCCGAATGTTTCTATCTCAGCAAATGTTCGTGTTGGTGCTGGTGTCAGGTTAATCGGTTGTATAGTATTGGACGATGTTGAAATTAAGGTATGGAAATGGATTCCTGAGATGCACTATATTGTCGAGTCGTCAATATATTGACTAAATATGCTTTTCTTCTTGACAGGAAAATGCTGTAGTCATAAATTCTATTGTTGGATGGAAATCGTCTCTCGGAAGATGGTCACGTGTACAGGCAAGTTCGGTAGATTTtagataaatttttgaataaaatgttTGGAAAATCAGCATTAAATTTCCAATTTTGATTGGTTCAGGCTGATGGTGATTACAATGCAAAGCTTGGCATAACCATCCTAGGTGAAGCTGTGACAGTGGAAGATGAAGTAGTGGTGGTCAACAGCATTGTTCTTCCTCACAAGATTCTTAATGTCAGTGTGCAAGATGAAATCATCTTATAAATCCTTAGAGATGAGATTTATACTCATAAAAGAGGCTTGTAGTATATTGATATTCTCATTTCCATCTCGAATTTTGCTTCTTCTAGAAGTGATAAATTAAAATTCAGTTCAAGTCTAAGTAGAGGGAAAACAATCACTTCTAAATCTAATACACCATCGCAGAATGTGCCTGGAATTTTTGCTTATGTATGAATATTCCAATGTATCATTTCACTATCCTTCTTGTTTTGTTTAATGTCCAAAAATGAACCAATAAAGTCAATTATTTGTGCAAATCAAACTCTTTTTGGTGAGTTCAGTGCTTGCCTATGCTGCCATTTCAGTAGTCATGAATCCTACTACCCACACTCGTTTCGTTTAAGGTGTAAAtcaaagtctttttttttttggtttattttaatgtcataggTTCGAACTCGTGATCTTGTAATCAGGTATCTATGCATAGCTATCACTTATAGCTAGAACTCGCGACTTGATATTGTAATCAGATATATATGCATAGCTATTAATTATAGCTAGAACAATCAGATATTCTATGCATAGCTATCAGCTAAGCTAGTTTACGGAATCAATAAACTAATTTCTAAGatacaaaaattttattttaatggaatcAGTTAGCTAATTTCTATGATACAAAAATTTTATTAACTAAATCGCTTTTATACGATGAAATCATAGAGAAAAACTATAAGATACAAGAAACAACATGAGTCTCTCCACTTGCAATACCAAAGATTGAACTACAAGATAGAGAAACCCAAGTTTCATCTTTCTCTAATTTCACTATGGTCCTTCTCATTTTCAGTGTTATATAACACATGAATATATTGTCAACTTTGCAAATGTATTTTCATAATATTTGTGAATATAAGCATGTTTTGCAAACTGTTTAGTCCACATTCAAAGAAGAATAAACTCCTTTGCACAAAATAGAGGTATTAAATATGTACATAAATGTATTATCACTAGCCTCTAAAACTTGTTACACAATATAAATTATGGAGTCAATAAAGcaaaactcatctttcaaatctagtccagaagaagaaaaaaagagtaaTCAAAATGCTACAAAATCACACTAAACAAACAAGAAGCCGCGCCGCAAAAGCTACACTCTCATCTCATCCATGTCTTTATAACATCAATCTACAGAAGTATCGCGCAAATCATCCTCAACAAAAGTTAAACCTCTTTCATGGATCTTTTACCTGCACCATCTTAAACCCAAGTCTTTTCATTGTTTGAGGTTTGGCATCAATCAGCAGGAACAGATATGTAACAAGCAATCTACTGTTGTGGCCGCAATTCCAACCGGTAGGCTTGTATTTCCATTGGAGATATGGAAACATGCCCTTCTTGTGCAAGATCAGCAAACTGTTCTGTGAACCCTATTATTTCAGGATCTTCATGGAGAAGATTCAATGAAGTTGCTTTAGCTTTCAAAACTGTAAGATCTTTGAACATACTGAACAGATTCACTGGGTCGTCAGCTAGTCTAGTGCATTGTGATGATCTTGCCTTCCGACAGTACGAAGAATCATAATGTCGACGGTTCAAAATCAGGACAAACCTAGGACTTTCAGGTGGTTGCTGCAAAAACTTTAATGGCTTAGGAACCTTAA
Protein-coding regions in this window:
- the LOC131627042 gene encoding uncharacterized protein LOC131627042, with product MDSSEKVVAVIMVGGPTKGTRFRPLSFNTPKPLFPLAGQPMVHHPISACKRIPNLAQIYLIGFHEEREFALYVSSISNELKLPVRYLKEDKPHGSAGGLYYFRDIIMEDSPSHIFLLNCDVCCSFPLPSMLDAHIKYGGMGTMLVIKVSAESANQFGELVADPDTHELLHYTEKPETFVSDLINCGVYIFTPDIFNAIEDVSTNREGRANLRRLSSFEALQSATRTLPKDFVRLDQDILSPLAGKKKLYTYETNDFWEQIKTPGLSLKCSELYLAQFRYTSPHLLASGDGEKNAKIVGDVYIHPSAKVHPSAKIGPNVSISANVRVGAGVRLIGCIVLDDVEIKENAVVINSIVGWKSSLGRWSRVQADGDYNAKLGITILGEAVTVEDEVVVVNSIVLPHKILNVSVQDEIIL